TAATAACACCTTGGAATCCCTTACCTTTTGAAACACCACTTACATCAATCATATCTCCCGATTCAAACAAGTCAACTTTTAGCTCATCTCCTATATTGAAATTAGATGCATCTTCAGTTCTAAATTCAACTAAATGCTTTTTAAAATCAACTTGAGCTTTACTAAAATGTCCTTTTATAGGCTTATTCACTTTCTTTTCTTTTATGTCTGAATATCCTACTTGAACAGCATTATACCCATCAATGTCTGTAGTTTTAACTTGCACTACATTCATCGGGCCTGCTTCTACAACCGTCACAGGAACCACTTTTCCTTCTTCAGTAAAGATTTGAGTCATTCCTATTTTCTTTCCTAATATACCTTTCATTCAATACACCTCCTGTTTTCTTACAGCGGATTACCTTTACAGTAATCATTCTAAGTAAGGTGTTAACCATACTTATTCCATTTAACAATTATAATTTAATTTCAATATCAACACCTGCTGGTAAATTAAGTTTCATTAATGAATCAACAGTATTTGGTGTTGGGCTTAAAATATCGATTAATCTCTTATGAGTTCTTTGTTCAAACTGCTCTCTAGAGTCTTTGTACTTATGCACAGCTCTTAATATTGTAATAACTTGCTTTTCTGTTGGTAACGGTACCGGACCTGAAA
The Senegalia massiliensis genome window above contains:
- the rplC gene encoding 50S ribosomal protein L3; this translates as MKGILGKKIGMTQIFTEEGKVVPVTVVEAGPMNVVQVKTTDIDGYNAVQVGYSDIKEKKVNKPIKGHFSKAQVDFKKHLVEFRTEDASNFNIGDELKVDLFESGDMIDVSGVSKGKGFQGVIKRHGQSRGPETHGSKYHRRPGSMGASSDPSRVFKGKKLPGHMGHKKVTIQNLEIVKIDTENNLLLVKGAIPGPKGGLLTIKESVKASK
- the rpsJ gene encoding 30S ribosomal protein S10; the encoded protein is MANNSKGKQKIRIRLKAYDHNVLDASAEKIVETAKRTGAKVSGPVPLPTEKQVITILRAVHKYKDSREQFEQRTHKRLIDILSPTPNTVDSLMKLNLPAGVDIEIKL